A single Drosophila miranda strain MSH22 chromosome XR, D.miranda_PacBio2.1, whole genome shotgun sequence DNA region contains:
- the LOC108165436 gene encoding uncharacterized protein LOC108165436 isoform X1 encodes MSDLEDMDSERLNELESILYASIHYSDHGSGETGACEISPSVADQQRAVDAQYMPPPPQQQQKQPQAQRIVSDKRVINNAVAKPRYWAEEKEGAGSIETQNVSTVNVTCIFQATDVTSSSTPKEADKPSGQHPSLPNKKETLNSPKTPQQKQQNQQRDKAKERKEKENPSPKPQPRVEQRNNKWKSSPKPQFKAEQKPQSAQKPQPAQKPKSQPLPQHADDEPERFDQKLLVAIPSHWTPKKPKGKQQVKAEPGPFTKANRKLVQMERLAAKKQKSKQALANKKQRKPSEPVEFVDLGETSNDDDDDDVILVPLPPVPVIDLDTSDTEQNSPADQYHEENAMDAADVEMSISCITQPEAGAAPLTPPLHSPCNSVLSSDDFIVQKDTSRLLEDRARATDEDLLVLTENAIREAAGQQDVDMDQQEPEVEVDVNVDAPVGAEQAAETSSEYEFVPPSRLEEIKLNYRVDDHQQFRALDVYESESDLTESGIYSKAKAKATPTIIRSVESPSDSSDIEEVVEPNVNKMKRLRKRRSSSTNQSQSEPNNDDDEDDTDSEDGVQPTGVPGLARGMAVERCKRKIRRISARRNSEDIQRGAAYPRIANLKAIHESSSNSGSEDDLPSARAIAERLLQQEQGKERGQRQQEVQKLREAQADDRLEILSIGTNADSENEAEFNNAISDRLLAIFERIDADPTSKSPEAEVSADIGLSEDEEPFQYAADTTMPTEDYLPEEEEQIEAEPSIKVEHNLAKLTDEPPLTGGQLVGWNEEMCCFYNDSWHGENFNVQKIQRSMNARRQWRIVIEDRYPVVRPRSRAKCTNCAEMGHMRSKCPRPRKPLVCHMCGQAGHAEPRCPNAICLGCGAKQATYVQQCNKCSFHSRLICQLCRMRGHSVDLCPDKWRRYHSTIRSNVALQSNVQWNSKQCSFCAGRGHLFENCRQRIGDFRSQTYVSHIVSHQKSYKDRNGNLGYLGDLPAFFAGNTPFSFVWSDPNIPKNSYYARFLTRTNLVQPPSTSRKATPLTPLEVIPSKAYTHDYVPNAQAKAARGQVVAAEETAVKKNTPVADKITAPAPESEPAPEPEQAPETEQAPETEQAPEPEEAPEPEEVLEPDKAPEPEVAESEEAPEPEQINEVKETIHEESPVAIQREEISTSFEVQPEEPVKLIASTSRPSVGVHELDSDSNYSFSEHFEMPTSTTSEETNIPIEETRKNSRPMGPMPDVIPLSSGNDDDFHISSNSQGISMCVNSRQMERMDDGADAEMPDVSCEGKIIMARDLSEYLFSPEGWKFLVETSKQCQVTVRMDLKDYGYVLVIYGRPMHQEELQLKLLQRHQDVKRKSAEFQSQKPPKRVDVLIRFLRDGINSLNSKLGNAKALYRTIKQRESLNTKNGFKMAEKKRRLLNMILVGQAGLQNGDMHLDKLLVLLQNLISDFSPDDNASPAMRTEIEDNWRMIFTAYPHPKYDELLEDYESLDLKNRLPSLNIDPALLGLPPLQMGRGQPTPQPTNKRDVFHTPPPPTWQHMAPPPPPKQNAKEQRPGGAGQPQRQQRPAAGQPQQQQRPGNGQPQQQQRSGMGQPQQKQRQGAGKPQQQQRPGAGQQQQRPGGAGQPQKQQRTAAAGHSQQQQRPGAGQQQQQQRPGAGQLPQHQQQQRPGGGTPQQQQRPGAGQQQQRPGAGQQQQQQPKRGQSIQMPFNNPQQRARADLHLRSGANPDHQFARLLGEVKPNARGLDANKQSVFWSRESMRYIDDLFKITYRPDMRVRLNRVLQRAQHGELSHNDYRAVIDLHLLLSNQ; translated from the exons ATGAGCGAT CTTGAGGACATGGACAGCGAGCGATTGAATGAGCTGGAGTCCATTCTCTACGCATCCATCCATTACAGCGATCATGGATCTGGCGAAACTGGTGCTTGTGAAATCTCACCTTCTGTGGCCGATCAGCAGCGAGCCGTCGATGCCCAATACATGCCACCCCcgccacaacagcagcagaaacagccTCAGGCCCAGCGCATTGTCAGCGACAAACGTGTAATCAACAATGCAGTCGCCAAGCCACGCTACTGGGCGGAGGAAAAGGAGGGTGCAGGCAGCATAGAAACTCAAAATGTATCCACAG TGAACGTCACTTGTATATTTCAAGCTACTGATGTCACCTCGTCATCAACGCCTAAGGAGGCAGACAAGCCAAGTGGTCAGCATCCATCACTACCAAACAAAAAGGAAACATTAAACTCCCCAAAAACCCCCCAGCAGAAGCAACAAAATCAGCAAAGGGACAAGGCGAAGGAACGGAAGGAAAAGGAGAATCCTTCACCAAAGCCACAGCCAAGAGTAGAACAGAGGAATAACAAGTGGAAGAGCTCTCCAAAGCCACAATTTAAAGCAGAACAGAAGCCACAATCAGCACAGAAGCCCCAACCAGCACAGAAACCAAAAAGTCAACCCCTGCCACAACACGCCGATGATGAACCCGAGCGCTTTGACCAGAAACTACTAGTTGCCATACCTTCGCACTGGACGCCCAAAAAGCCAAAGGGAAAACAGCAGGTTAAAGCCGAACCCGGACCCTTCACCAAGGCCAATCGCAAGCTGGTGCAAATGGAACGCCTCGCAGCCAAAAAGCAAAAGTCCAAACAGGCGCTGGCCAACAAGAAACAGCGCAAGCCATCAGAACCCGTGGAATTTGTGGATTTGGGCGAAACTTccaatgatgatgatgatgatgatgtgatACTCGTGCCACTGCCACCTGTACCGGTGATCGATCTGGACACCAGCGACACGGAGCAGAACAGTCCAGCGGATCAATATCACGAAGAGAATGCCATGGACGCTGCCGATGTGGAAATGAGTATCTCCTGCATTACCCAGCCGGAGGCAGGAGCAGCCCCTTTAACGCCCCCACTGCACTCGCCGTGCAATTCGGTCTTGTCCAGTGATGATTTCATTGTCCAGAAGGACACGAGTCGCCTGCTGGAGGACAGGGCGCGAGCCACAGACGAGGATCTCCTGGTGCTGACGGAGAATGCCATCAGAGAGGCTGCCGGCCAGCAGGATGTGGATATGGATCAGCAGGAGCCAGAGGTTGAAGTAGACGTAAACGTAGATGCACCTGTAGGAGCTGAACAAGCGGCCGAAACCTCCTCCGAGTACGAGTTTGTGCCGCCCTCGCGGCTGGAGGAAATCAAGTTGAATTATCGCGTCGATGATCACCAACAGTTCCGGGCCCTGGATGTCTACGAAAGCGAATCAGATCTCACCGAGAGCGGCATCTACTCCAAGGCCAAGGCAAAGGCCACGCCCACtatcatacgcagcgtggaGTCGCCCTCGGACAGCTCCGATATCGAGGAGGTTGTGGAGCCGAACGTGAACAAGATGAAGCGCCTGCGCAAGCGTCGCTCGTCAAGCACAAACCAAAGCCAGTCCGAGCCCAACAACGACGATGACGAGGACGACACCGACAGCGAGGATGGCGTGCAGCCCACAGGAGTGCCGGGCCTTGCCCGTGGCATGGCAGTGGAGCGTTGCAAGCGCAAGATTCGCCGCATCAGCGCTCGCCGTAACTCAGAGGATATTCAAAGGGGAGCGGCATATCCACGGATTGCAAATCTTAAGGCAATACACGAGTCTAGCTCCAATTCCGGTTCGGAGGATGATCTGCCCAGTGCTCGGGCCATTGCAGAGCGTCTTCTGCAGCAGGAGCAAGGAAAGGAGAGGGGACAGCGACAACAAGAGGTACAAAAGCTCCGCGAAGCACAAGCCGATGATCGGCTggaaattctttcaattggcaCCAACGCAGACTCCGAAAATGAGGCAGAGTTCAACAATGCCATCTCCGATCGCCTATTGGCGATCTTCGAGCGCATTGATGCCGACCCCACAAGCAAGTCCCCTGAAGCGGAAGTTTCCGCTGACATTGGTCTTTCGGAGGACGAGGAGCCTTTCCAATATGCAGCAGACACTACAATGCCAACGGAGGACTATCTtccagaggaggaggagcagatTGAAGCAGAGCCATCGATCAAAGTGGAACACAATCTCGCAAAGCTGACAGACGAGCCTCCGCTTACGGGAGGGCAACTTGTTGGCTGGAATGAGGAGATGTGCTGCTTCTACAACGACAGCTGGCACGGCGAGAACTTCAATGTCCAGAAAATCCAAAGATCCATGAATG CGCGCCGGCAGTGGAGAATCGTTATCGAGGACCGATATCCGGTCGTTCGTCCTCGCTCACGCGCCAAATGCACCAACTGCGCCGAGATGGGTCACATGAGATCCAAGTGCCCGCGTCCACGCAAGCCGCTCGTCTGTCACATGTGCGGCCAGGCGGGGCATGCCGAACCACGCTGCCCCAATGCCATCTGTTTGGGT TGCGGCGCCAAACAGGCCACCTATGTGCAGCAGTGCAACAAGTGCTCATTCCACAGTCGACTCATCTGCCAGCTGTGCAGGATGCGGGGCCATAGTGTGGACCTTTGCCCGGACAAGTGGCGTCGCTATCATTCAACG ATCCGCTCGAATGTGGCACTGCAGAGCAATGTCCAGTGGAACTCGAAGCAGTGCAGCTTTTGCGCCGGACGGGGCCATCTCTTCGAGAACTGCCGCCAGCGCATTGGCGATTTTCGCAGCCAAACGTATGTCTCTCATATTGTGTCGCATCAGAAGAGCTACAAGGATCGCAACGGAAATCTAGGCTATTTGGGGGACCTCCCGGCGTTCTTTGCCGGCAATACCCCCTTTAGCTTTGTGTGGAGCGATCCGAACATCCCCAAGAACAGCTACTATGCCAGATTCCTCACTCGGACAAACCTTGTCCAGCCACCGAGCACAAGCCGAAAGGCCACACCCCTTACCCCCCTGGAAGTGATCCCTTCTAAAGCTTATACCCACGATTATGTGCCGAATGCCCAGGCAAAGGCTGCTCGTGGGCAAGTCGTAGCCGCAGAGGAAACAGCAGTCAAAAAGAACACGCCTGTAGCAGATAAGATAACAGCGCCAGCCCCTGAATCAGAGCCGGCCCCAGAACCAGAGCAGGCCCCAGAAACAGAGCAGGCCCCAGAAACGGagcaggccccagaaccagaGGAGGCCCCAGAACCAGAGGAGGTCCTAGAACCAGATAAGGCCCCGGAACCAGAGGTCGCAGAATCAGAGGAAGCTCCAGAACCGGAGCAGATTAATGAAGTCAAGGAGACCATCCACGAAGAGTCACCAGTCGCGATACAGCGTGAGGAGATCTCCACCAGTTTCGAGGTGCAGCCAGAGGAACCTGTCAAACTGATTGCCAGCACCAGCAGACCATCTGTGGGCGTCCATGAGCTAGACTCGGACTCGAATTACAGCTTCTCCGAGCACTTTGAGATGCCCACGTCGACGACAAGCGAGGAGACGAACATACCAATAGAGGAAACTCGCAAGAATAGCCGTCCCATGGGTCCCATGCCCGATGTTATACCCTTGTCCAGCGGGAATGACGATGATTTCCACATCTCCTCCAACAGCCAAGGCATCTCGATGTGCGTCAACAGCAGGCAGATGGAGAGGATGGATGACGGTGCGGACGCTGAGATGCCTGATGTATCCTGCGAGGGAAAGATCATCATGGCCCGCGACCTGTCCGAGTACTTGTTCAGTCCGGAGGGATGGAAGTTTCTTGTCGAGACGTCTAAGCAATGCCAAGTGACTGTGCGCATGGACTTGAAGGATTATGGCTATGTCCTGGTGATCTACGGACGGCCGATGCATCAGGAAGAGCTGCAACTAAAACTGCTGCAGCGTCATCAGGATGTCAAGCGCAAGAGTGCCGAGTTCCAGAGCCAAAAGCCACCGAAACGCGTTGATGTCCTAATCCGCTTCCTAAGGGACGGCATTAACAGCCTCAACAGTAAACTGGGCAATGCCAAGGCCCTCTATAGGACCATCAAGCAGCGGGAGAGCTTAAACACTAAGAATGGTTTCAAAATGGCGGAGAAGAAGCGGCGCCTGCTTAACATGATCCTCGTGGGGCAAGCAGGTCTACAGAACGGCGACATGCACTTGGATAAACTGCTGGTGCTTTTGCAGAACCTAATTAGCGATTTCTCGCCCGATGACAATGCCTCGCCGGCGATGCGCACCGAAATTGAAGACAACTGGCGCATGATTTTCACCGCCTATCCCCATCCCAAGTATGATGAACTTCTGGAGGACTATGAAAGCTTAGATCTGAAGAATCGCCTGCCTTCGCTGAACATAGATCCAGCTCTCTTGGGACTGCCGCCGCTTCAAATGGGAAGGGGCCAGCCGACGCCTCAGCCAACCAACAAGCGGGACGTATTCCACACCCCGCCGCCACCAACCTGGCAGCACATggcaccgccaccgccgcccaAGCAGAACGCGAAGGAACAGCGTCCAGGCGGAGCAGGACAACCCCAAAGGCAGCAACGCCCAGCCGCAGGACAGccccaacagcaacagcgtcCTGGAAACGGGCAAccccaacagcaacagcgttCAGGAATGGGACAGCCCCAACAGAAACAACGACAAGGAGCAGGAAAAccccaacagcagcaacgTCCAGGAGCaggacaacagcagcaacgtCCAGGAGGGGCAGGACAGCCCCAAAAGCAACAACGTactgcagcagcaggacattcgcaacagcagcaacgtCCAGGAGCtggacaacaacagcagcagcaacgtcCAGGAGCAGGACAACTAccacagcaccagcagcagcagcgtccaGGAGGTGGAAcaccacaacagcagcagcgtccAGGAGCgggacaacagcagcagcgtccAGGAGCgggacaacagcagcagcagcaaccgaaACGTGGCCAGTCCATACAGATGCCCTTCAACAATCCCCAGCAACGAGCTCGGGCCGATCTTCACCTCCGCAGCGGCGCCAATCCAGACCATCAGTTCGCGCGACTCCTGGGCGAAGTGAAACCGAATGCGCGTGGCTTGGATGCCAACAAGCAGTCGGTTTTCTGGTCGCGCGAGTCGATGCGGTACATCGACGATCTGTTCAAGATAACATATCGGCCGGATATGCGGGTGCGACTGAATCGTGTGCTCCAACGAGCCCAGCATGGCGAACTGTCGCACAACGACTACCGCGCTGTGATCGATCTGCACTTGCTACTGTCGAATCAATGA
- the LOC108165436 gene encoding uncharacterized protein LOC108165436 isoform X2 yields the protein MSDLEDMDSERLNELESILYASIHYSDHGSGETGACEISPSVADQQRAVDAQYMPPPPQQQQKQPQAQRIVSDKRVINNAVAKPRYWAEEKEGAGSIETQNVSTATDVTSSSTPKEADKPSGQHPSLPNKKETLNSPKTPQQKQQNQQRDKAKERKEKENPSPKPQPRVEQRNNKWKSSPKPQFKAEQKPQSAQKPQPAQKPKSQPLPQHADDEPERFDQKLLVAIPSHWTPKKPKGKQQVKAEPGPFTKANRKLVQMERLAAKKQKSKQALANKKQRKPSEPVEFVDLGETSNDDDDDDVILVPLPPVPVIDLDTSDTEQNSPADQYHEENAMDAADVEMSISCITQPEAGAAPLTPPLHSPCNSVLSSDDFIVQKDTSRLLEDRARATDEDLLVLTENAIREAAGQQDVDMDQQEPEVEVDVNVDAPVGAEQAAETSSEYEFVPPSRLEEIKLNYRVDDHQQFRALDVYESESDLTESGIYSKAKAKATPTIIRSVESPSDSSDIEEVVEPNVNKMKRLRKRRSSSTNQSQSEPNNDDDEDDTDSEDGVQPTGVPGLARGMAVERCKRKIRRISARRNSEDIQRGAAYPRIANLKAIHESSSNSGSEDDLPSARAIAERLLQQEQGKERGQRQQEVQKLREAQADDRLEILSIGTNADSENEAEFNNAISDRLLAIFERIDADPTSKSPEAEVSADIGLSEDEEPFQYAADTTMPTEDYLPEEEEQIEAEPSIKVEHNLAKLTDEPPLTGGQLVGWNEEMCCFYNDSWHGENFNVQKIQRSMNARRQWRIVIEDRYPVVRPRSRAKCTNCAEMGHMRSKCPRPRKPLVCHMCGQAGHAEPRCPNAICLGCGAKQATYVQQCNKCSFHSRLICQLCRMRGHSVDLCPDKWRRYHSTIRSNVALQSNVQWNSKQCSFCAGRGHLFENCRQRIGDFRSQTYVSHIVSHQKSYKDRNGNLGYLGDLPAFFAGNTPFSFVWSDPNIPKNSYYARFLTRTNLVQPPSTSRKATPLTPLEVIPSKAYTHDYVPNAQAKAARGQVVAAEETAVKKNTPVADKITAPAPESEPAPEPEQAPETEQAPETEQAPEPEEAPEPEEVLEPDKAPEPEVAESEEAPEPEQINEVKETIHEESPVAIQREEISTSFEVQPEEPVKLIASTSRPSVGVHELDSDSNYSFSEHFEMPTSTTSEETNIPIEETRKNSRPMGPMPDVIPLSSGNDDDFHISSNSQGISMCVNSRQMERMDDGADAEMPDVSCEGKIIMARDLSEYLFSPEGWKFLVETSKQCQVTVRMDLKDYGYVLVIYGRPMHQEELQLKLLQRHQDVKRKSAEFQSQKPPKRVDVLIRFLRDGINSLNSKLGNAKALYRTIKQRESLNTKNGFKMAEKKRRLLNMILVGQAGLQNGDMHLDKLLVLLQNLISDFSPDDNASPAMRTEIEDNWRMIFTAYPHPKYDELLEDYESLDLKNRLPSLNIDPALLGLPPLQMGRGQPTPQPTNKRDVFHTPPPPTWQHMAPPPPPKQNAKEQRPGGAGQPQRQQRPAAGQPQQQQRPGNGQPQQQQRSGMGQPQQKQRQGAGKPQQQQRPGAGQQQQRPGGAGQPQKQQRTAAAGHSQQQQRPGAGQQQQQQRPGAGQLPQHQQQQRPGGGTPQQQQRPGAGQQQQRPGAGQQQQQQPKRGQSIQMPFNNPQQRARADLHLRSGANPDHQFARLLGEVKPNARGLDANKQSVFWSRESMRYIDDLFKITYRPDMRVRLNRVLQRAQHGELSHNDYRAVIDLHLLLSNQ from the exons ATGAGCGAT CTTGAGGACATGGACAGCGAGCGATTGAATGAGCTGGAGTCCATTCTCTACGCATCCATCCATTACAGCGATCATGGATCTGGCGAAACTGGTGCTTGTGAAATCTCACCTTCTGTGGCCGATCAGCAGCGAGCCGTCGATGCCCAATACATGCCACCCCcgccacaacagcagcagaaacagccTCAGGCCCAGCGCATTGTCAGCGACAAACGTGTAATCAACAATGCAGTCGCCAAGCCACGCTACTGGGCGGAGGAAAAGGAGGGTGCAGGCAGCATAGAAACTCAAAATGTATCCACAG CTACTGATGTCACCTCGTCATCAACGCCTAAGGAGGCAGACAAGCCAAGTGGTCAGCATCCATCACTACCAAACAAAAAGGAAACATTAAACTCCCCAAAAACCCCCCAGCAGAAGCAACAAAATCAGCAAAGGGACAAGGCGAAGGAACGGAAGGAAAAGGAGAATCCTTCACCAAAGCCACAGCCAAGAGTAGAACAGAGGAATAACAAGTGGAAGAGCTCTCCAAAGCCACAATTTAAAGCAGAACAGAAGCCACAATCAGCACAGAAGCCCCAACCAGCACAGAAACCAAAAAGTCAACCCCTGCCACAACACGCCGATGATGAACCCGAGCGCTTTGACCAGAAACTACTAGTTGCCATACCTTCGCACTGGACGCCCAAAAAGCCAAAGGGAAAACAGCAGGTTAAAGCCGAACCCGGACCCTTCACCAAGGCCAATCGCAAGCTGGTGCAAATGGAACGCCTCGCAGCCAAAAAGCAAAAGTCCAAACAGGCGCTGGCCAACAAGAAACAGCGCAAGCCATCAGAACCCGTGGAATTTGTGGATTTGGGCGAAACTTccaatgatgatgatgatgatgatgtgatACTCGTGCCACTGCCACCTGTACCGGTGATCGATCTGGACACCAGCGACACGGAGCAGAACAGTCCAGCGGATCAATATCACGAAGAGAATGCCATGGACGCTGCCGATGTGGAAATGAGTATCTCCTGCATTACCCAGCCGGAGGCAGGAGCAGCCCCTTTAACGCCCCCACTGCACTCGCCGTGCAATTCGGTCTTGTCCAGTGATGATTTCATTGTCCAGAAGGACACGAGTCGCCTGCTGGAGGACAGGGCGCGAGCCACAGACGAGGATCTCCTGGTGCTGACGGAGAATGCCATCAGAGAGGCTGCCGGCCAGCAGGATGTGGATATGGATCAGCAGGAGCCAGAGGTTGAAGTAGACGTAAACGTAGATGCACCTGTAGGAGCTGAACAAGCGGCCGAAACCTCCTCCGAGTACGAGTTTGTGCCGCCCTCGCGGCTGGAGGAAATCAAGTTGAATTATCGCGTCGATGATCACCAACAGTTCCGGGCCCTGGATGTCTACGAAAGCGAATCAGATCTCACCGAGAGCGGCATCTACTCCAAGGCCAAGGCAAAGGCCACGCCCACtatcatacgcagcgtggaGTCGCCCTCGGACAGCTCCGATATCGAGGAGGTTGTGGAGCCGAACGTGAACAAGATGAAGCGCCTGCGCAAGCGTCGCTCGTCAAGCACAAACCAAAGCCAGTCCGAGCCCAACAACGACGATGACGAGGACGACACCGACAGCGAGGATGGCGTGCAGCCCACAGGAGTGCCGGGCCTTGCCCGTGGCATGGCAGTGGAGCGTTGCAAGCGCAAGATTCGCCGCATCAGCGCTCGCCGTAACTCAGAGGATATTCAAAGGGGAGCGGCATATCCACGGATTGCAAATCTTAAGGCAATACACGAGTCTAGCTCCAATTCCGGTTCGGAGGATGATCTGCCCAGTGCTCGGGCCATTGCAGAGCGTCTTCTGCAGCAGGAGCAAGGAAAGGAGAGGGGACAGCGACAACAAGAGGTACAAAAGCTCCGCGAAGCACAAGCCGATGATCGGCTggaaattctttcaattggcaCCAACGCAGACTCCGAAAATGAGGCAGAGTTCAACAATGCCATCTCCGATCGCCTATTGGCGATCTTCGAGCGCATTGATGCCGACCCCACAAGCAAGTCCCCTGAAGCGGAAGTTTCCGCTGACATTGGTCTTTCGGAGGACGAGGAGCCTTTCCAATATGCAGCAGACACTACAATGCCAACGGAGGACTATCTtccagaggaggaggagcagatTGAAGCAGAGCCATCGATCAAAGTGGAACACAATCTCGCAAAGCTGACAGACGAGCCTCCGCTTACGGGAGGGCAACTTGTTGGCTGGAATGAGGAGATGTGCTGCTTCTACAACGACAGCTGGCACGGCGAGAACTTCAATGTCCAGAAAATCCAAAGATCCATGAATG CGCGCCGGCAGTGGAGAATCGTTATCGAGGACCGATATCCGGTCGTTCGTCCTCGCTCACGCGCCAAATGCACCAACTGCGCCGAGATGGGTCACATGAGATCCAAGTGCCCGCGTCCACGCAAGCCGCTCGTCTGTCACATGTGCGGCCAGGCGGGGCATGCCGAACCACGCTGCCCCAATGCCATCTGTTTGGGT TGCGGCGCCAAACAGGCCACCTATGTGCAGCAGTGCAACAAGTGCTCATTCCACAGTCGACTCATCTGCCAGCTGTGCAGGATGCGGGGCCATAGTGTGGACCTTTGCCCGGACAAGTGGCGTCGCTATCATTCAACG ATCCGCTCGAATGTGGCACTGCAGAGCAATGTCCAGTGGAACTCGAAGCAGTGCAGCTTTTGCGCCGGACGGGGCCATCTCTTCGAGAACTGCCGCCAGCGCATTGGCGATTTTCGCAGCCAAACGTATGTCTCTCATATTGTGTCGCATCAGAAGAGCTACAAGGATCGCAACGGAAATCTAGGCTATTTGGGGGACCTCCCGGCGTTCTTTGCCGGCAATACCCCCTTTAGCTTTGTGTGGAGCGATCCGAACATCCCCAAGAACAGCTACTATGCCAGATTCCTCACTCGGACAAACCTTGTCCAGCCACCGAGCACAAGCCGAAAGGCCACACCCCTTACCCCCCTGGAAGTGATCCCTTCTAAAGCTTATACCCACGATTATGTGCCGAATGCCCAGGCAAAGGCTGCTCGTGGGCAAGTCGTAGCCGCAGAGGAAACAGCAGTCAAAAAGAACACGCCTGTAGCAGATAAGATAACAGCGCCAGCCCCTGAATCAGAGCCGGCCCCAGAACCAGAGCAGGCCCCAGAAACAGAGCAGGCCCCAGAAACGGagcaggccccagaaccagaGGAGGCCCCAGAACCAGAGGAGGTCCTAGAACCAGATAAGGCCCCGGAACCAGAGGTCGCAGAATCAGAGGAAGCTCCAGAACCGGAGCAGATTAATGAAGTCAAGGAGACCATCCACGAAGAGTCACCAGTCGCGATACAGCGTGAGGAGATCTCCACCAGTTTCGAGGTGCAGCCAGAGGAACCTGTCAAACTGATTGCCAGCACCAGCAGACCATCTGTGGGCGTCCATGAGCTAGACTCGGACTCGAATTACAGCTTCTCCGAGCACTTTGAGATGCCCACGTCGACGACAAGCGAGGAGACGAACATACCAATAGAGGAAACTCGCAAGAATAGCCGTCCCATGGGTCCCATGCCCGATGTTATACCCTTGTCCAGCGGGAATGACGATGATTTCCACATCTCCTCCAACAGCCAAGGCATCTCGATGTGCGTCAACAGCAGGCAGATGGAGAGGATGGATGACGGTGCGGACGCTGAGATGCCTGATGTATCCTGCGAGGGAAAGATCATCATGGCCCGCGACCTGTCCGAGTACTTGTTCAGTCCGGAGGGATGGAAGTTTCTTGTCGAGACGTCTAAGCAATGCCAAGTGACTGTGCGCATGGACTTGAAGGATTATGGCTATGTCCTGGTGATCTACGGACGGCCGATGCATCAGGAAGAGCTGCAACTAAAACTGCTGCAGCGTCATCAGGATGTCAAGCGCAAGAGTGCCGAGTTCCAGAGCCAAAAGCCACCGAAACGCGTTGATGTCCTAATCCGCTTCCTAAGGGACGGCATTAACAGCCTCAACAGTAAACTGGGCAATGCCAAGGCCCTCTATAGGACCATCAAGCAGCGGGAGAGCTTAAACACTAAGAATGGTTTCAAAATGGCGGAGAAGAAGCGGCGCCTGCTTAACATGATCCTCGTGGGGCAAGCAGGTCTACAGAACGGCGACATGCACTTGGATAAACTGCTGGTGCTTTTGCAGAACCTAATTAGCGATTTCTCGCCCGATGACAATGCCTCGCCGGCGATGCGCACCGAAATTGAAGACAACTGGCGCATGATTTTCACCGCCTATCCCCATCCCAAGTATGATGAACTTCTGGAGGACTATGAAAGCTTAGATCTGAAGAATCGCCTGCCTTCGCTGAACATAGATCCAGCTCTCTTGGGACTGCCGCCGCTTCAAATGGGAAGGGGCCAGCCGACGCCTCAGCCAACCAACAAGCGGGACGTATTCCACACCCCGCCGCCACCAACCTGGCAGCACATggcaccgccaccgccgcccaAGCAGAACGCGAAGGAACAGCGTCCAGGCGGAGCAGGACAACCCCAAAGGCAGCAACGCCCAGCCGCAGGACAGccccaacagcaacagcgtcCTGGAAACGGGCAAccccaacagcaacagcgttCAGGAATGGGACAGCCCCAACAGAAACAACGACAAGGAGCAGGAAAAccccaacagcagcaacgTCCAGGAGCaggacaacagcagcaacgtCCAGGAGGGGCAGGACAGCCCCAAAAGCAACAACGTactgcagcagcaggacattcgcaacagcagcaacgtCCAGGAGCtggacaacaacagcagcagcaacgtcCAGGAGCAGGACAACTAccacagcaccagcagcagcagcgtccaGGAGGTGGAAcaccacaacagcagcagcgtccAGGAGCgggacaacagcagcagcgtccAGGAGCgggacaacagcagcagcagcaaccgaaACGTGGCCAGTCCATACAGATGCCCTTCAACAATCCCCAGCAACGAGCTCGGGCCGATCTTCACCTCCGCAGCGGCGCCAATCCAGACCATCAGTTCGCGCGACTCCTGGGCGAAGTGAAACCGAATGCGCGTGGCTTGGATGCCAACAAGCAGTCGGTTTTCTGGTCGCGCGAGTCGATGCGGTACATCGACGATCTGTTCAAGATAACATATCGGCCGGATATGCGGGTGCGACTGAATCGTGTGCTCCAACGAGCCCAGCATGGCGAACTGTCGCACAACGACTACCGCGCTGTGATCGATCTGCACTTGCTACTGTCGAATCAATGA